A genomic segment from Tessaracoccus defluvii encodes:
- a CDS encoding DUF3048 domain-containing protein, with amino-acid sequence MSPTRRSLLAAGLLAGLAGCAPETVASPSPTTAPPDPTTPAPAPTPSPSPSPSPTPVPRAPLTGLPVSDTTVLARPAVAVKVPNLKAEQPQWGLDVADVVFCQPNGEGSTRLCPVFHSDYPEAVGPVRSIRPADVPLLSPIFPLLANTGAAEWVMNYLEAHAERIEKMTYLDFKKTEAFSVDQDRLYRANGRTQYDRAIQAHPAGMAALAERAGAPGAYLSFAADAASASTATGAAATSVAIPYASGHKADMSYDFDETTGRYLRSQPWGEHLLADDTRVDADNVLIVRVKWEYDKIWRGSGAADPVLDLIDTDGDFSCLNGGRIVEGTWSKGAIDEPFTFLTADGAPLLLAPGRTWIELPRPTADVVVA; translated from the coding sequence GTGAGTCCGACACGAAGGAGCCTGCTCGCAGCCGGCCTCCTGGCAGGCCTGGCGGGGTGCGCCCCCGAGACGGTGGCCTCGCCGTCGCCGACCACCGCGCCGCCGGACCCCACGACCCCGGCCCCGGCCCCGACGCCGTCACCCAGCCCGTCGCCGTCGCCGACCCCCGTGCCACGCGCGCCCCTGACGGGTCTGCCCGTGTCCGACACGACGGTCCTGGCCCGGCCCGCCGTCGCCGTGAAGGTGCCGAACCTCAAGGCCGAACAGCCGCAGTGGGGGCTCGACGTCGCCGACGTCGTCTTCTGCCAGCCCAACGGTGAGGGCTCTACCCGGCTGTGTCCCGTCTTCCACAGCGACTACCCGGAGGCGGTCGGCCCTGTGCGGTCGATCCGGCCCGCCGACGTCCCGCTGCTGTCGCCGATCTTCCCGCTGCTGGCCAACACCGGCGCCGCCGAGTGGGTGATGAACTACCTGGAGGCGCATGCGGAACGCATCGAGAAGATGACCTACCTCGACTTCAAGAAGACTGAGGCCTTCTCGGTCGATCAGGACAGGCTCTACCGGGCCAACGGACGCACGCAGTACGACCGGGCGATCCAGGCGCACCCCGCGGGCATGGCGGCGTTGGCCGAGCGGGCCGGCGCTCCCGGCGCGTACCTCAGCTTCGCCGCCGATGCAGCCTCAGCCTCCACCGCGACCGGCGCGGCCGCCACCTCCGTCGCGATCCCGTACGCCTCGGGACACAAGGCCGACATGTCGTACGACTTCGACGAGACGACCGGCCGCTACCTGCGCAGCCAGCCCTGGGGCGAGCACCTGCTCGCCGACGACACCCGGGTGGACGCCGACAACGTGCTGATCGTCCGCGTGAAGTGGGAGTACGACAAGATCTGGCGCGGCTCGGGCGCGGCCGACCCGGTACTCGACCTCATCGACACCGACGGCGACTTCAGCTGCCTCAACGGCGGGCGGATCGTCGAGGGCACCTGGTCGAAGGGGGCCATCGACGAGCCGTTCACGTTCCTGACCGCTGACGGTGCGCCTCTGCTGCTGGCGCCGGGCCGGACCTGGATCGAGCTGCCGCGTCCGACCGCCGACGTCGTGGTGGCCTGA